One region of Streptococcus salivarius genomic DNA includes:
- the cysS gene encoding cysteine--tRNA ligase, whose amino-acid sequence MIKIYDTMTRSLRDFVPLTENVVNMYVCGPTVYNYIHIGNARSAVAFDTIRRYFEYCGYTVNYISNFTDVDDKIIKAANEAGISTKELSDKFIAAFMEDTGQLGIKPATQNPRVINYMDEIITFVSTLVDKGFAYVSEGDVYFRVAKSNNYAKLANKTLEDLEIGASGRTDAETERKENPLDFALWKAAKEGEVSWDSPWGPGRPGWHIECSVMATEILGDTIDIHGGGADLEFPHHTNEIAQSEAKTGKTFANYWMHNGFVNVDNEKMSKSLGNFVTVHDMLQTVDGQVLRFFLATQQYRKPINFTEKAIHDAEVNLKYLKNTHSLPLTEQVNQAELQTYLDAFQEAMDDDFNTANGVTVLFDMAKWINSGNYDQTVKDAFEKMLQVFGIVFEEEVLDEDIEKLIEERQAARANKDFATADRIRDELAAQGIKLLDTKEGVRWTRD is encoded by the coding sequence GTGATTAAAATTTATGATACGATGACACGTTCGCTCCGTGATTTTGTACCTTTGACAGAAAATGTTGTCAATATGTATGTCTGCGGACCAACAGTTTACAATTATATTCATATCGGAAATGCCCGTTCAGCGGTAGCTTTTGATACTATTCGTCGTTATTTTGAGTATTGTGGCTATACAGTCAACTATATTTCCAACTTTACGGATGTAGATGATAAGATTATCAAGGCAGCTAATGAAGCTGGTATTTCAACTAAGGAATTGTCGGACAAGTTTATCGCGGCCTTTATGGAAGATACCGGACAACTTGGCATCAAACCAGCGACACAAAATCCACGTGTTATTAACTACATGGATGAAATCATTACATTCGTGTCAACCTTGGTTGACAAAGGATTTGCCTATGTCTCTGAAGGAGATGTTTACTTCCGAGTAGCTAAGTCAAACAACTATGCTAAATTGGCTAACAAGACCTTGGAAGATCTTGAAATTGGTGCAAGCGGACGTACGGATGCTGAAACAGAACGTAAGGAAAATCCTCTGGATTTTGCCCTTTGGAAAGCTGCCAAAGAGGGAGAAGTTTCTTGGGACAGCCCATGGGGACCTGGTCGTCCTGGTTGGCACATCGAATGTTCTGTAATGGCGACTGAAATCCTTGGAGATACTATCGATATTCATGGTGGAGGGGCAGACCTTGAGTTTCCACATCATACCAATGAAATTGCCCAATCAGAAGCCAAAACTGGCAAGACCTTCGCTAACTACTGGATGCATAATGGTTTTGTCAATGTGGATAATGAAAAAATGTCAAAATCCTTGGGTAACTTCGTGACCGTTCACGATATGCTTCAAACGGTTGATGGTCAAGTGCTTCGCTTCTTCCTAGCGACACAACAGTACCGTAAGCCAATTAACTTTACAGAAAAAGCTATCCATGATGCTGAAGTTAATCTTAAGTATTTGAAAAATACCCACAGTCTTCCGTTGACAGAACAGGTGAATCAAGCTGAGTTGCAAACTTATCTTGACGCCTTCCAAGAAGCTATGGATGATGACTTTAATACGGCAAATGGAGTGACTGTTTTGTTTGACATGGCCAAATGGATTAATTCAGGCAATTATGATCAAACCGTTAAGGATGCTTTTGAAAAAATGCTCCAAGTCTTCGGTATTGTTTTCGAAGAAGAAGTCCTTGATGAAGACATCGAAAAACTCATTGAAGAGCGTCAAGCGGCGCGTGCTAACAAGGACTTTGCGACAGCAGACCGTATTCGCGATGAGTTGGCTGCTCAAGGTATCAAACTTCTTGATACCAAGGAGGGCGTGAGGTGGACACGTGACTAA
- a CDS encoding MT-A70 family methyltransferase has translation MTNQQEEKLKDIISSYRAKHQLKKFKTVLADPPWEVAQKGKYGAVAHYDLMSVEDIKKMPIQDLVEENAHLWIWTYPAVLEQTYEVIRAWGFEPKSLFTWVKPRLGLGNYLRNCTEQVFFCTRGKAPIKFKGQMNWGFFPLQDHSHKPEEQYAIIERCSDGDYLELFARRPVPSDKNWSVWGNEIESNVVIPGYPVPEYSQNPRDFTQISEQEPSNDETN, from the coding sequence ATGACAAACCAACAAGAAGAAAAGCTAAAAGATATTATTTCAAGTTATCGGGCGAAGCACCAGTTAAAGAAGTTCAAAACTGTGCTGGCAGATCCACCTTGGGAAGTCGCACAAAAAGGCAAATACGGTGCAGTCGCACACTACGACCTGATGAGTGTCGAAGACATCAAAAAGATGCCCATCCAGGACTTAGTCGAAGAAAACGCCCACCTCTGGATTTGGACATATCCAGCCGTTCTCGAACAAACTTATGAAGTTATCCGAGCTTGGGGTTTCGAGCCAAAATCTCTCTTTACTTGGGTTAAACCACGCCTTGGTTTGGGTAATTATCTTCGAAATTGCACCGAACAAGTCTTCTTTTGCACCAGAGGCAAAGCACCGATAAAGTTTAAAGGACAAATGAACTGGGGATTCTTTCCACTTCAAGACCATAGCCACAAACCCGAAGAACAATATGCCATCATCGAACGATGCTCAGATGGCGACTACTTGGAATTGTTTGCCCGCCGTCCAGTTCCGTCAGACAAAAACTGGAGCGTCTGGGGAAATGAAATCGAGAGCAATGTGGTGATTCCAGGTTATCCTGTGCCAGAGTATTCCCAAAATCCTCGAGATTTTACGCAAATTTCCGAACAAGAACCGTCAAATGATGAAACTAATTAA
- a CDS encoding replication-relaxation family protein: MKFSDVQLSILKLLKDCRYVSTRQLADYFADSFSPRTATRRANLATKTLFEAGFIAHLKRRIGGRRAGSGSYVWSITKTGLKHLRLNDPQIQVRFRNRYEPTAHHLEHTLGITQVYVELKKLERLGKIELETFSFEPVSHRSFAKFTQNVALKPDAYAKLVVGNEEEFSFFLELDKDTESLNRIVNQCKKYIQYFNTGIEQRETGIFPQVVWVVPDHKRQTAIENRIQEELNSYWTLFEVITLEEFPDFVIGDSDE, encoded by the coding sequence ATGAAGTTCAGCGATGTTCAATTGTCCATTCTCAAATTGTTAAAAGACTGTCGCTATGTCTCCACTCGCCAGCTGGCAGACTATTTTGCGGATAGTTTCTCGCCTCGAACTGCCACACGGCGAGCCAATCTTGCGACCAAAACCCTATTCGAAGCAGGATTTATCGCACATCTCAAGCGTCGAATTGGTGGCAGGCGAGCTGGGAGCGGTTCCTATGTTTGGTCTATTACCAAAACAGGTTTGAAACACTTGCGCTTGAACGATCCGCAAATTCAAGTGAGATTTCGCAACCGATATGAACCAACCGCCCACCATTTGGAACACACCTTGGGAATTACGCAAGTCTATGTCGAGCTCAAAAAGTTGGAGCGTCTTGGAAAAATCGAACTCGAAACATTCTCTTTCGAACCTGTCTCGCATCGAAGTTTTGCCAAATTCACGCAGAATGTGGCGCTCAAGCCCGACGCTTACGCTAAGCTGGTTGTCGGCAATGAAGAAGAATTCAGCTTCTTTTTGGAGTTAGATAAAGACACGGAAAGTTTGAATCGGATTGTTAACCAATGCAAGAAATACATTCAATATTTCAACACGGGAATCGAACAACGCGAAACTGGAATTTTTCCGCAAGTCGTGTGGGTAGTACCAGACCACAAGCGACAGACCGCCATTGAAAACCGTATTCAAGAGGAATTAAACAGTTATTGGACGCTTTTTGAAGTGATAACTTTAGAAGAATTTCCAGATTTTGTGATAGGAGACAGCGATGAATAA
- a CDS encoding DNA methyltransferase → MKQELERLLLQKEEFLVEGALNKNKLAELARQYDSMLLNLLMSEPTISNHFFSTLEEGILVFKKDTFLQFLNNKEFLPDSFTAYKTKIGLATSDNRYLSENNEVVLNFPYKDCVLEGGQTKDDAKRQEIFFNETLAPTEINRLLDDKVLTNFKRFDSDGEHEVTELSDTDNLIIKGNNLVALHSLKKRFAGKVKLIYLDPPYNTGAEDTFDYNDSFTRSTWLTFMKNRLEVAKELLSEDGLIFVHIDVSRANSSRVVGTGMQPYLHILLDEIFGEKNYIGTLHWKKKKQPSFLSRIAGVMETILVFAKNENRIKKLSISGSTDTTKRVDNVSNPESERVILAGIAYKGKEQNTIIKAGIYKNKTMSVTFMQDVVVKDGITQNEFSARAQWRTSQENITKFAEDGLLYITSANTFRRYASEEELGKEKSITDLLLDWGQNQDATDEMKALFEDKVFSTPKPETLLMNIIKSHTNEGDLILDFFMGSATTQAVAHKMNRQYIGIEQMDYIETVSVERLKKVINGEQGGISKDVNWQGGGSFVYCELKNDAQDFKESILKATTTEELLELFNTAKTSSFLSYRIDPKKLKASEFEKLSLAEQKQILSEIIDHNNLYVNYSDIDDQTYNISEQDKRLNRAFYGEE, encoded by the coding sequence ATGAAGCAAGAACTAGAGCGACTACTATTGCAGAAGGAAGAATTTTTAGTAGAGGGCGCGCTAAACAAGAATAAACTGGCAGAACTGGCAAGACAATATGATTCTATGTTACTCAATCTTTTGATGAGTGAGCCTACTATTTCAAACCACTTTTTCAGCACACTTGAAGAAGGCATCTTGGTTTTCAAAAAGGATACTTTTCTGCAGTTCCTCAATAATAAGGAGTTCTTGCCTGATAGCTTTACGGCATACAAGACCAAGATTGGGCTTGCGACTAGCGATAATCGCTACTTGTCAGAAAATAACGAAGTTGTCCTCAATTTCCCTTATAAAGACTGTGTATTAGAAGGCGGGCAGACCAAGGACGACGCCAAACGTCAGGAGATTTTCTTTAACGAAACCCTTGCGCCAACGGAAATCAACCGCCTTTTGGATGATAAAGTACTGACTAATTTCAAACGATTTGACTCTGATGGCGAGCATGAGGTGACAGAACTGAGCGATACGGATAACCTTATCATCAAGGGGAATAACCTCGTTGCTTTACATAGTTTGAAAAAACGCTTTGCAGGGAAAGTGAAGTTGATTTATCTTGACCCACCTTACAATACAGGCGCAGAAGACACATTTGATTATAATGATAGCTTTACTCGCTCTACTTGGTTGACTTTTATGAAAAATCGTTTAGAAGTAGCAAAAGAACTCTTGTCAGAAGACGGTTTGATTTTTGTCCACATTGATGTGAGTCGTGCTAATTCAAGTAGAGTTGTAGGGACTGGTATGCAACCGTATTTGCATATACTGTTAGATGAGATTTTCGGAGAAAAGAATTATATAGGTACTCTACACTGGAAAAAGAAAAAGCAACCATCGTTTTTGAGCAGAATTGCTGGAGTTATGGAGACTATTTTAGTTTTTGCTAAAAATGAAAATCGAATTAAAAAATTGTCAATTTCAGGGTCTACTGATACTACAAAGCGTGTTGATAATGTAAGTAATCCAGAAAGCGAAAGGGTAATTTTGGCTGGAATTGCATATAAAGGAAAAGAACAGAATACTATAATAAAAGCTGGAATCTATAAAAATAAGACCATGTCAGTTACTTTTATGCAAGATGTTGTCGTAAAAGATGGAATAACTCAAAATGAATTTTCTGCGAGAGCTCAATGGAGAACTTCTCAAGAAAATATTACAAAATTTGCAGAAGATGGGTTGTTATACATAACATCAGCTAATACATTTAGGAGATATGCTTCAGAGGAGGAGTTAGGAAAAGAGAAGTCGATAACAGACTTGTTGTTAGATTGGGGGCAAAATCAAGATGCTACCGATGAGATGAAGGCTTTGTTTGAGGATAAAGTTTTTAGCACTCCAAAACCTGAAACACTTTTGATGAATATTATTAAGTCTCATACAAACGAAGGTGACTTAATCCTCGACTTCTTCATGGGTTCGGCAACTACTCAAGCCGTCGCCCACAAGATGAACCGCCAGTATATTGGCATTGAGCAGATGGATTATATTGAGACCGTTTCTGTGGAACGCTTGAAAAAGGTTATTAATGGAGAACAGGGCGGTATTTCCAAAGATGTCAACTGGCAAGGTGGTGGTTCATTTGTCTATTGTGAGTTGAAAAATGATGCTCAAGATTTTAAAGAGTCGATTTTGAAAGCAACCACGACCGAGGAATTGCTTGAATTATTCAACACAGCAAAAACGTCATCCTTCTTGTCTTACCGCATTGACCCTAAAAAATTGAAAGCAAGCGAATTTGAAAAACTATCTTTGGCGGAACAGAAACAAATTTTGTCGGAGATTATCGACCACAATAATCTCTATGTCAATTATAGCGATATAGATGATCAAACATATAATATCTCTGAACAAGATAAACGTTTGAATCGTGCCTTTTATGGGGAGGAGTAA
- the cysE gene encoding serine O-acetyltransferase, with product MGWWKESIDIVKKNDPAARTSLEVLLTYPGLKALAAHRISHFLWRHHCRLLARMHSQFWRFWTQIEIHPGAQIAEGVFIDHGSGLVIGETAVVEKGAMLYHGVTLGGTGKDVGKRHPTVREGALVSAHAQVIGPIEIGKNAKVGAAAVVVADVPEDVTVVGVPAKVVRVHGQKDEEVIHDIEEGREYYSEKLEDLLKAASFHSSRL from the coding sequence ATGGGTTGGTGGAAAGAAAGTATTGATATAGTAAAGAAAAATGACCCGGCAGCTCGGACGAGTCTAGAGGTTCTTTTAACCTACCCTGGATTAAAAGCCTTGGCTGCCCATCGTATCTCACATTTTCTCTGGCGCCACCATTGTCGACTCTTAGCGCGTATGCATAGTCAGTTTTGGCGCTTTTGGACTCAGATTGAGATTCACCCAGGGGCTCAGATTGCTGAAGGTGTCTTTATTGACCATGGCTCTGGCCTTGTCATTGGTGAGACAGCTGTTGTGGAGAAGGGCGCTATGCTTTACCACGGTGTCACTTTAGGTGGTACTGGTAAAGATGTCGGAAAACGTCACCCAACCGTTCGTGAGGGTGCCCTGGTTTCAGCCCATGCTCAGGTCATAGGCCCTATTGAGATTGGAAAGAATGCTAAGGTGGGGGCGGCAGCCGTGGTTGTTGCAGATGTCCCAGAAGATGTTACAGTCGTTGGTGTTCCTGCTAAGGTTGTGCGTGTTCATGGTCAAAAGGATGAAGAAGTTATCCACGATATTGAAGAAGGACGTGAATACTATAGCGAAAAGCTAGAAGATCTTCTAAAAGCAGCTAGCTTCCACTCATCACGTCTATAA
- a CDS encoding type IV secretory system conjugative DNA transfer family protein, translating to MKRPKQFHWQEVEWFRPFDFGVVENFMNQLSGFTRRQPFIWEIHIKPNSIKYYLGTEVGDNKYLKKMMSQHHQVQFEDAKRFKHKKPSSAFNLGVKHSCFSLKLSATENMTRSTLALCKILKPEENLTIQIIVGKSRSPKPIPKELTINPTWWQCISGNIPKLSSDSEKLVKEKLRQAQFQTIVRVGISAKDSVRENLIRKTLLSSLRMLDSNGASVELHHSSAYDFHRRKVPWHFPTILSASELASLLLLPAGENELAGVPSLAPKTILPPIGMKRQNGFCLAESLGVKKTPLNIRPLDLLSHLHLLGGTGAGKSTVMLNLILQVIKNGYSAVVIDPKGDLIRDVLERFPEGCDEDLVLLDPSMNERVIGINPFELTKFGVSEELVADMLLTVFKELFPDHFGIRTLDVLSHSFLTLAKSEEANLVMLVPLLTNKAFRQKMVGRISDPFLQSFWQSFETMSQSERNLLISPVLNKMRQILLRPELRAIFGQSQTSFSLMELFTNRKVLLIPLNRGLIGAENAKFITALVIGCLWQLTLRRASIPPEKRHFMYFFLDELAEFIKLPTSIDDALSMSRSLGVGWILANQFLKQLPLDLRQSIKTNCKNRLVFGLSMSEAKDIASETIELRPEDFHSLPTFQVYTKLPLIGKEFRWVSGSTLPPPAKFRDLTALYAKSLAKYGANTSDIEEGFVQLFSEKTTNSTPPPDKVGRQKRKKEVE from the coding sequence ATGAAACGACCCAAACAATTTCACTGGCAAGAAGTGGAGTGGTTTCGTCCTTTCGACTTTGGTGTTGTGGAGAACTTTATGAATCAGCTTTCAGGCTTTACACGCCGTCAGCCGTTTATATGGGAAATTCATATCAAGCCGAATAGTATCAAATATTATTTGGGAACAGAAGTCGGAGACAACAAATACCTCAAAAAGATGATGAGCCAACATCACCAAGTTCAATTCGAAGATGCCAAACGCTTCAAGCACAAAAAGCCAAGTTCCGCCTTTAATCTTGGCGTGAAGCATTCCTGCTTTTCACTCAAACTAAGTGCGACCGAAAATATGACCCGCTCGACCTTGGCGCTTTGCAAAATTCTCAAGCCAGAAGAAAACTTAACAATTCAAATCATTGTCGGCAAGTCTCGCTCACCAAAGCCAATCCCAAAAGAGCTCACTATTAACCCAACTTGGTGGCAGTGTATTTCGGGCAATATCCCAAAGCTCTCTTCCGATTCTGAAAAATTGGTAAAAGAAAAACTGAGGCAAGCCCAGTTTCAAACCATTGTGCGTGTTGGAATTAGCGCAAAAGATAGTGTTCGAGAAAATCTCATTCGCAAAACATTGTTAAGCAGTCTTCGAATGTTAGATTCGAACGGCGCAAGTGTCGAACTGCATCATTCTTCTGCCTATGATTTTCATCGCCGCAAAGTCCCTTGGCACTTTCCGACCATACTTTCCGCAAGTGAGCTCGCCAGCCTCCTTCTACTTCCAGCTGGCGAGAACGAACTTGCAGGTGTGCCGTCATTAGCACCTAAAACTATTTTACCACCAATCGGAATGAAACGCCAGAACGGCTTTTGCTTGGCGGAGAGTTTGGGTGTAAAGAAAACGCCATTAAATATCCGCCCACTGGACTTGCTTAGCCATCTTCATCTACTCGGTGGAACTGGCGCTGGCAAGTCGACCGTGATGCTCAATCTGATTTTACAGGTCATCAAAAATGGATATTCGGCGGTGGTCATCGACCCAAAAGGCGACTTGATTCGAGATGTCTTGGAGAGGTTTCCAGAAGGATGCGACGAAGATTTGGTTCTGCTTGACCCAAGTATGAATGAGCGAGTTATTGGCATTAATCCATTTGAGCTGACCAAATTCGGTGTCAGCGAAGAATTGGTGGCAGATATGCTTCTGACTGTTTTCAAGGAGTTATTCCCAGACCATTTTGGGATTCGAACGCTTGATGTACTGAGCCACAGCTTTCTGACTTTGGCAAAATCCGAAGAAGCCAACCTCGTGATGCTAGTTCCGCTTTTGACCAACAAAGCCTTTCGACAGAAAATGGTCGGTAGAATTTCTGACCCGTTCTTGCAGAGTTTTTGGCAAAGTTTCGAAACAATGAGTCAAAGCGAGCGAAACTTGCTTATCTCGCCCGTCTTGAATAAAATGCGTCAAATTCTCCTTCGACCAGAACTTCGAGCGATTTTTGGACAAAGCCAGACCAGCTTTTCACTAATGGAGCTCTTCACAAATCGAAAAGTTCTGCTCATTCCCTTAAACCGTGGACTGATTGGAGCAGAAAATGCCAAGTTTATCACGGCGCTTGTGATTGGCTGTCTCTGGCAACTGACGCTTCGAAGGGCCAGTATTCCGCCCGAAAAACGCCACTTCATGTACTTTTTTTTAGATGAGCTGGCGGAATTTATCAAACTCCCGACCTCTATCGACGACGCTCTTTCGATGTCGAGAAGTCTTGGTGTAGGCTGGATTTTAGCCAACCAGTTTTTGAAGCAACTACCTCTTGATCTCAGACAAAGTATTAAAACCAACTGCAAAAATCGACTTGTATTTGGTTTGAGTATGAGTGAAGCCAAAGATATAGCCAGCGAAACGATTGAATTAAGGCCAGAAGATTTTCACTCCTTGCCGACTTTTCAGGTTTATACCAAATTGCCACTTATCGGCAAGGAATTTCGCTGGGTGTCAGGCTCGACGCTTCCACCACCTGCAAAGTTTAGAGATTTGACCGCTCTGTATGCCAAAAGCCTAGCGAAATATGGAGCCAACACTAGCGATATTGAGGAAGGATTCGTGCAACTTTTCAGTGAAAAGACCACCAATTCTACACCGCCACCAGACAAAGTCGGCAGGCAAAAACGCAAAAAGGAGGTAGAATAA
- a CDS encoding recombinase family protein has translation MNKSTLTIEEWTSLNFENLTNITVLYCRLSAEDAKEGESNSISNQKQILTQVSQREGLTNPVFFVDDGFSGSNAQRPAFQQAMNLVQAGRVSNFVVKDLSRLSRDYLLSGQLTEITFPSKNIRFISLNENLDSSKRSSQDAYLAPLVSLFNNWYSLQCSEKIKLSKHTKAKTGEKIGWVAPYGYLKNPENPKEWLVDDYASQIVKRVFKEYLSGKPIASIANGLRRDKILTPANYKKKLGVSNYRVLESDPYHWKSQMICQMLEKEEYTGATINLKTAKVSYKQRNCRLRPREDWLIFPDTHEAIISKEDFALARKMLGHKRVVRRNNWKDKPGHENIFAGLVFCENGHKLTFCPQQKVDVNLDHYKCSYYERVGKTCSGSHYLRKEILEELILDDFNQIISTLELSEESLLEKLKAKFNIQESKKQNSLRKTLLKAEKRAEELDTIIQRLYEKQLLGDIRDERFRKLADGYEDEQAQLTQQIQESREVLDSEIESAGNIEKFLRTIRNYTKLEKLTPQILNELIDKIVVHQPTGRGKSRQVRIELHYRFIGEI, from the coding sequence ATGAATAAAAGTACTTTGACAATTGAAGAATGGACAAGCCTAAATTTCGAAAACTTAACTAACATCACAGTCCTCTATTGCCGTTTGTCCGCCGAAGACGCCAAGGAAGGCGAAAGCAATTCGATTTCGAACCAAAAGCAGATTCTCACCCAAGTTTCCCAGCGTGAGGGTTTGACAAATCCTGTGTTCTTTGTCGACGACGGATTTTCGGGTTCAAACGCCCAGCGTCCAGCTTTCCAACAGGCGATGAACTTAGTTCAAGCTGGCAGAGTTTCGAATTTTGTAGTGAAAGATTTGAGCCGTCTTAGCCGAGATTACCTCTTGTCTGGACAGCTGACTGAGATTACTTTCCCTTCGAAAAATATCCGCTTTATTTCCTTGAATGAAAATCTGGATAGCTCCAAACGCAGCAGTCAGGACGCTTATCTTGCGCCACTAGTTTCACTTTTCAACAACTGGTATAGCTTGCAGTGTAGCGAGAAGATTAAACTATCCAAGCATACTAAGGCAAAAACGGGCGAGAAAATTGGCTGGGTTGCGCCATACGGTTATCTCAAAAATCCAGAAAATCCCAAGGAATGGCTGGTTGACGACTACGCCAGCCAAATTGTGAAGCGAGTTTTTAAGGAGTATCTTTCAGGAAAGCCAATCGCCTCGATTGCGAACGGACTTCGAAGAGATAAAATTCTAACGCCAGCTAATTATAAGAAAAAGTTGGGTGTTTCGAATTATCGAGTTTTAGAAAGCGACCCTTATCACTGGAAAAGCCAAATGATTTGCCAGATGCTCGAAAAGGAGGAATATACAGGCGCAACTATCAATCTCAAGACTGCCAAGGTTTCTTACAAACAGCGAAATTGTCGCCTGCGACCTCGAGAAGATTGGCTGATTTTCCCCGACACGCACGAGGCGATTATTTCGAAAGAAGATTTTGCCTTGGCTCGAAAAATGCTTGGACATAAGCGAGTTGTCAGGCGAAACAATTGGAAGGACAAGCCTGGACATGAAAATATTTTCGCAGGATTGGTTTTTTGCGAGAATGGACACAAATTGACATTTTGCCCACAACAAAAAGTCGATGTTAATCTCGACCATTACAAGTGTTCTTACTACGAGCGTGTGGGCAAGACCTGTTCGGGTTCGCACTATCTTCGCAAAGAAATTTTGGAGGAATTGATTCTCGACGACTTCAACCAGATAATTTCGACGCTTGAGTTAAGCGAAGAAAGTTTGCTCGAAAAACTGAAGGCTAAGTTCAATATTCAGGAAAGTAAGAAACAAAACAGCCTTCGAAAGACACTTCTCAAGGCTGAAAAGCGAGCTGAAGAATTGGACACCATTATCCAAAGGCTTTATGAAAAGCAACTTCTGGGAGATATTAGAGATGAACGATTTCGAAAGTTAGCGGATGGCTATGAAGATGAACAGGCACAATTGACCCAGCAAATCCAAGAAAGTCGAGAGGTGCTGGATAGCGAGATTGAGTCGGCTGGCAATATCGAAAAGTTCTTGCGAACCATTCGAAACTACACTAAACTCGAAAAACTCACACCGCAAATCTTGAACGAGCTAATCGATAAAATTGTCGTCCACCAGCCGACTGGTCGCGGAAAATCTCGACAAGTTCGGATTGAGCTGCACTACCGTTTTATCGGCGAAATATAA
- a CDS encoding Mini-ribonuclease 3, whose translation MTKHLDVNLINGIALAFEGDAVYSLYIRRHLIFQGQTKPNQLHRLATRYVSAKAQASLIEKMLEQELLTEKELDIYKRGRNANSHTKAKNTDVITYKMSTGFEAVMGYLHMTEDIARLEELIAWCIDEVEKEI comes from the coding sequence GTGACTAAACATCTTGATGTCAACCTTATTAACGGCATTGCTCTTGCCTTTGAGGGAGATGCTGTTTATTCCTTGTACATTCGTCGTCACCTGATTTTTCAAGGTCAGACCAAGCCAAACCAACTGCACCGTCTAGCTACACGTTATGTTTCAGCTAAGGCTCAGGCTAGTCTCATTGAAAAAATGCTAGAGCAAGAGCTTTTGACTGAAAAAGAGCTAGACATCTATAAAAGAGGTCGTAATGCGAATAGCCATACCAAGGCTAAAAATACCGATGTTATTACCTATAAGATGTCAACAGGCTTCGAAGCAGTCATGGGCTATCTTCATATGACCGAGGATATCGCTCGCTTAGAGGAACTGATTGCTTGGTGTATTGACGAAGTTGAAAAAGAAATCTAA